DNA sequence from the Janibacter sp. CX7 genome:
CGCACGCCGCCGCGCAGCAGCCGCTCGTAGAGGGCACGGCTGAGCCAGTCGGCGACGATGTGGTTGCTGAAGTGGGGGACGATGACGCGCACGTCGACCCCGCGGCCGGCGGCGTTGACGAGGCTGCGGACGAAGGCGTCGTCGGGGATGAGATAGGCCGTCGTCAGCCAGACGCGCGTGCTGGCCCGGTCGATCGCCTCGAGGTACATGTTGCGGATCGGGTAGACCATGTCGGCGGGCATGTTGCGGTGCACGCGCATGTCCCGGCTCCACGTGCGCCGGCGCGGCTGGGGCAGCTCCGGGCGCCCGCCGTAGAGGTTCCAGTAGTCGACGAAGGCGTTCTCGAGCTCGACGACCATCTCCCCGGAGTAGCGGGCGTGGGTGTCGCGCCAGCGGTTGGCGTAGTCCTGGCCGATGTTGTAGCCGCCGAGGTAGGCGGCGGTGTCGTCGACGACGAGCAGCTTGCGGTGGTTGCGCCCCCAGTGTCGCGGGCTGAGGAAGGCCACCCCGCCGGTGACGAGCGGGTGGCGGTTGACGTGGATGCCCTCGGGCAGCTGCCGGAAGAAGTCGCGGGGGACCACGAGGTTGGCGAAGGTGTCGTAGACGACGTAGATCTGCACGCCGCGCGCGTGCGCGTCGGTGAGGGCCTTGCGGAAGCGCTCACCGGTCGCGTCGCCCTTCCAGATGTAGGTCTCGAGGTAGATCCGTTCGGTGGCCGCCTCGATGTCCGCGAGCATGTCCTCGAAGAGGTTCTCGCCGAAGGTGTAGATGCGCACGTCGCCGCCGGGGACGGGCACCGGTCCGCCGTGACGGTGGGGGAACTCCTTGTCCGGGCGGTCCTTGCGTCGCTGGCTGTCGAAGACGAGCAGCCCTGCGGCAGTGAGGAGCTGGGTGGCGAGCGCGGCTCCGGCGGCGCGGCGCACGGTGCGCTGCACCTCGAGCCGCCGGCGTCGGCGGCGGATCTTGCGCAGGTCCATGGCCCCACCCTAGGGGGACCGGGCGAAGGGGGGTCCCCGCCCCTCGTGCGCCGGCCCCCCTTCGCGACCCGCCGGGAGACAGCCTTGACGTCGGCTGCCGTGTCGTCCATCCTCATGGCGTCGATTGATCCGGCCCCACCGCTTCTGCGGGAGGCGGGCCGTGGACCACCGTCGAGCCGTCGGCTCGACCGGGTTGGACACTTGTGTGTTTGTGCATTACGCTGTCGCTTTGCGCTGCCTTGTTCCTGTCGTCGCCCGGTCGGATCGCTCCAATCCCCTCTTCTCCGAGGTGTGTCGAGCCCCCCGTCAGGTGATGGTCCGGACCTGGTGGCACCGCCCGACTCTCAGGCCCGTGGAAGGATCCATCCTTGGCTGCCTCGCGCACCGCTTCCCCGATGTCCACCGCACGGACGGCCAGTGGCCGTCTGTCCTTCGCGAAGATCCGCGAGCCGCTCGAGGTCCCAGACCTCCTGGCCCTCCAGACCGAGAGCTTCGACTGGCTCCTCGGCAACGAGAAGTGGCAGGAGCGTCTCGCTGAGGCTCTCGACGCTGGTCGACGCGATGTCCCGGAGCACCCGGGGCTGGAGGAGATCTTCGAGGAGATCTCCCCGATCGAGGACTTCTCCGGCTCGATGAGCCTCTCCTTCCGGGAGAGCCGCTTCGAGGAGCCGAAGTACTCCGTCGACGACTGCAAGGAGCGCGACCAGACCTACTCCGCGCCCCTCTTCGTCACCGCCGAGTTCATGAACGCCGAGACCGGCGAGATCAAGAGCCAGACGGTCTTCATGGGTGACTTCCCGCTCATGACCGAGCGCGGCACCTTCATCATCAACGGCACCGAGCGCGTCGTCGTCTCGCAGCTCGTCCGCAGCCCGGGCGTCTACTTCGAGCGCACGCCCGACAAGACGTCCGACAAGGACATCTACTCGGCCAAGGTCATCCCCAGCCGGGGTGCCTGGCTCGAGTTCGAGGTCGACAAGCGCGACATGGTCGGCGTGCGCGTCGACCGCAAGCGCAAGCAGTCGGTCACCGTCCTGCTCAAGGCCCTGGGCATGACCTCCGCCGAGATCCTCGAGGAGTTCGGCGACTACGAGTCGATGCGCGCCACCCTCGAGAAGGACACCGTCGAGGACCAGGACGCTGCCCTGCTCGACATCTACCGCAAGCTGCGCCCCGGCGAGCCGCCGACCCGCGAGGCCGCGCAGAATCTGCTCGACAACCTCTACTTCAACCCCAAGCGCTACGACCTGGCCAAGGTCGGCCGCTACAAGGTCAACCGCAAGCTGGGTGTCGAGGCCGAGCTCGACGCCTCGGTGCTCACGCTCGAGGACATCGTCGCGACGCTGAAGTACCTCGTGGCGCTGCACGCCGACCAGCCGACCCTGCCGGGGACGCGCGACGGCGAGCCCTTCGAGGTGCCCGTCGAGACCGACGACATCGACCACTTCGGCAACCGTCGCCTGCGCAGCGTCGGCGAGCTCATCCAGAACCAGGTCCGCACGGGCCTGTCCCGGATGGAGCGCGTCGTGCGCGAGCGGATGACGACCCAGGACGTCGAGGCCATCACGCCGCAGACCCTGATCAACATCCGGCCGGTCGTCGCCTCCATCAAGGAGTTCTTCGGCACCAGCCAGCTGTCGCAGTTCATGGACCAGAACAACCCGCTGTCGGGTCTGACGCACAAGCGTCGTCTCAACGCGCTGGGCCCGGGCGGTATCTCCCGTGACCGTGCCCAGATGGAGGTCCGTGACGTCCACCCGTCGCACTACGGCCGCATGTGCCCGATCGAGACCCCTGAGGGTCCCAACATCGGTCTGATCGGCTCGCTCGCGAGCTACGGGCGGATCAACGCCTTCGGCTTCATCGAGACCCCGTACCGCAAGGTCGTCGACGGTCGCGTCACCGACGAGATCGTCTACGTCTCCGCGGACGAGGAGGACAAGGTCATCGTGGCCCAGGCCAACGCCGTCCTCCTCGACGACGGCACCTTCGCCGAGGAGCGCGTCCTCGCCCGCACCAAGGGTGGCGAGGTCGACCAGATCCCGGCCGAGGACGTTGACTACATGGACGTCTCGCCGCGCCAGATGGTCTCGGCCGCGACCGCGATGATCCCCTTCCTCGAGCACGACGACGCCAACCGCGCGCTCATGGGCGCCAACATGCAGCGTCAGGCCGTGCCGCTCGTCCAGGCCGAGGCCCCCTTCGTCGGGACCGGCATGGAGTACCGCGCGGCGCTCGACTCCGGTGACGTCGTGCGTGCGGAGAAGGCCGGTGTCGTCACCGAGGTCTCCGCGGACCTGGTCACGGTCACCCACGACGAGGGCGGCTCGCGCTCGTACAAGATGATGAAGTTCTCCCGGTCCAACCAGGGCAACAGCTACAACCAGCGCGTCATGGTCTCCGAGGGCGACCGTGTCGAGGCCGGCCAGCTGATCGCCGACGGTCCCGCGACCGACGGCGGCGAGATGGCCCTCGGGCGCAACCTGCTCGTGGCCTTCATGCCGTGGGAGGGCTACAACTACGAGGACGCGATCATCCTCAGCCAGCGCCTGGTGCAGGACGACGTCCTCTCCTCGATCCACATCGAGGAGCACGAGGTCGACGCCCGCGACACCAAGCTGGGCCCCGAGGAGATCACCCGCGACATCCCCAACGTCTCGGAGGAGGTCCTCGCCGACCTCGACGAGCGCGGCATCATCCGCATCGGTGCCGAGGTCCGCGACGGCGACCTGCTCGTCGGCAAGGTCACGCCCAAGGGTGAGACCGAGCTGACCCCGGAGGAGCGCCTGCTGCGCGCCATCTTCGGCGAGAAGGCGCGCGAGGTCCGCGACACGTCCATGAAGGTCCCGCACGGCGAGACCGGCACGGTCATCGGCGTCAAGGTCTTCGACAAGGACGAGGGCGACGAGCTGCCCCCGGGCGTCAACCAGCTCGTCCGCGTCTACGTGGCCAACAAGCGCAAGATCACCGACGGTGACAAGCTCGCCGGCCGTCACGGCAACAAGGGCGTCATCTCCAAGATCCTGCCCGTCGAGGACATGCCCTTCCTCGAGGACGGCACGCCGGTCGACGTCGTGCTCAACCCGCTCGGTGTCCCCGGTCGAATGAACATCGGTCAGATCCTCGAGCTGCACCTCGGCTGGGCTGCCAGCCGCGGCTGGCAGATCGAGGGCGATCCCGAGTGGGCCGAGATGATCCCCGAGGACGCGCGCCAGGCCCCGGCCAACACGCGCGTCGCGAGCCCCGTCTTCGACGGTGCGCGCGAGGAGGAGATCACCGGTCTGCTCGACTCGACGACCCCGACCCGCGACGGCGTCCGGCTCATCGACCGCTCCGGCAAGGCCAACCTCTTCGACGGCCGCACCGGCGAGCCGTACCCGGACCCGGTGTCCGTCGGCTACATGTACATCCTCAAGCTGCACCACCTCGTGGACGACAAGATCCACGCCCGCAGCACGGGGCCGTACTCGATGATCACGCAGCAGCCGCTGGGTGGTAAGGCCCAGTTCGGTGGCCAGCGCTTCGGCGAGATGGAGGTGTGGGCCCTCGAGGCCTACGGCGCCTCCTACGCGCTCCAGGAGCTGCTGACGATCAAGTCCGACGACGTGACCGGTCGCGTCAAGGTCTACGAGGCCATCGTCAAGGGCGACAACATCCCCGAGCCGGGGATTCCGGAGTCCTTCAAGGTGCTCATCAAGGAGATGCAGTCCCTCTGCCTCAACGTGGAGGTCCTCAACTCCGAGGGCGGCACCATCGAGATGCGCGACAACGAGGACGATGTCTTCCGCGCCGCGGAGGAGCTTGGTATCGACCTGTCCCGGCGCGAGCCGAGCAGCGTCGAGGAGGTCTGAGTCCCGGGGGTCCGCCGACCTGACCGGTCGGCGGTCCCCGGCTCCGGCCCCCCACAAGCCCGCAGGGCGACCCCGGTCGCCCCAGGGCAACTGAACTTATCGAGAGTCATCCTCGAGAGAACGAGAGAAGGAAGCACACAGTGCTGGACGTCAACTTCTTCGACGAGTTGCGCATCGGCCTGGCCACCGCGGAGGACATCCGTACGTGGAGCCACGGCGAGGTCAAGAAGCCCGAGACCATCAACTACCGCACCCTCAAGCCCGAGAAGGAGGGCCTGTTCTGCGAGCGGATCTTCGGCCCCACCCGGGACTGGGAGTGCTCCTGCGGCAAGTACAAGCGCGTCCGCTTCAAGGGGATCATCTGCGAGCGCTGCGGCGTCGAGGTCACCCGCGCCGGCGTGCGTCGTGAGCGGATGGGCCACATCGAGCTCGCCGCCCCCGTCACCCACATCTGGTACTTCAAGGGTGTCCCGAGCCGTCTGGGCTACCTGCTCGACCTGGCGCCGAAGGACCTCGAGAAGGTCATCTACTTCGCCGCCTACATGATCACGAGCGTCGACGAGGACCAGCGTCACAGCGACCTGCCCTCGCTCGAGGCGCAGATCGAGGCCGAGAAGCGTGAGCTCGAGAACCGTCGCGACGCCGACGTCGAGACCCGCACGCAGAAGCTCGAGAAGGACATCGCCGAGCTCGAGGCCGAGGGCGCCAAGTCCGACGCCAAGCGCAAGGTCCGCGACTCCGCCGAGCGCGAGATGAACCAGATCCGCAAGCGCGCCGACCAGCAGGTCGAGCGCCTCTCCCAGGTCTGGGACCGCTTCAAGAACCTCAAGGTCCAGGACCTCGAGGGCGACGAGGTCCTCTACCGCGAGATGCGTGACCGCTTCGGTCTGTACTTCGAGGGCGGCATGGGTGCCGCGGCGATCCAGAAGCGCCTCGAGACCTTCGACCTCGAGGCCGAGGTCGAGAAGCTGCGCGAGATCATCGCGACGGGCAAGGGTCAGAAGAAGACCCGCGCCCTCAAGCGCCTCAAGGTCGTCACGGCCTTCCTCACCACGGACAACAAGCCCGCCGGCATGGTCCTCGACGCGGTCCCGGTCATCCCCCCGGACCTGCGCCCGATGGTCCAGCTCGACGGTGGCCGCTTCGCGACCTCCGACCTCAACGACCTCTACCGCCGGGTCATCAACCGCAACAACCGCCTCAAGCGACTGCTCGACCTCGGTGCTCCCGAGATCATCGTCAACAACGAGAAGCGGATGCTGCAGGAGGCCGTCGACAACCTCTTCGACAACGGTCGTCGCGGTCGTGCGGTCACCGGCCCGGGCAACCGCCCGCTGAAGTCGCTGTCCGACATGCTCAAGGGCAAGCAGGGTCGCTTCCGTCAGAACCTCCTCGGCAAGCGCGTCGACTACTCGGGCCGTTCGGTCATCGTCGTCGGCCCGCAGCTGAAGCTGCACCAGTGCGGTCTGCCCAAGGCGATGGCGCTCGAGCTCTTCAAGCCCTTCGTCATGAAGCGGCTCGTCGACCTCGACCACGCCCAGAACATCAAGTCGGCCAAGCGCATGGTCGAGCGTCAGCGCTCCGTCGTGTGGGATGTCCTCGAAGAGGTCATCACCGAGCACCCGGTGCTGCTCAACCGTGCGCCCACGCTGCACCGTCTGGGCATCCAGGCCTTCGAGCCGCAGCTCGTCGAGGGCAAGGCCATCCAGATCCACCCGCTCGTCTGCACGGCCTTCAACGCCGACTTCGACGGTGACCAGATGGCCGTCCACCTGCCGCTGAGCGCGGAGGCCCAGGCCGAGGCCCGGATCCTCATGCTCTCGAGCAACAACATCCTCAAGCCGGCCGACGGTCGCCCCGTCACCATGCCGACGCAGGACATGGTCATCGGTCTCTTCCACCTCACCTCCGAGGTGGCCCTCGAGACCGAGCACCGTCGCGCCTTCGCGACGACGGCGGAGGCCCGCATGGCCTTCGACGCCGGCGAGATCAAGATCGGCACGCCGATCAAGGTGCGGCTCAACGACGTCGTGCTGCCGACCGGCGACGCGGTGCCCGAGGGTGCCGAGCTCGACGAGCGCGGCATGCTCGCGACGTGGACGGCGGAGACCACCCTCGGCCGCGCGCTCTTCAACGAGACGCTGCCGGAGGACTACCCCTTCGTCAACGAGCCGGTCGACCGCAAGCGTCTGTCGACGATCGTCAACGACCTCGCCGAGCGCTACACCAAGGTCGAGGTCGCGGCATCGCTCGACGCCCTCAAGGAGGCCGGTTACCACTGGGCCTCCCGCTCGGGCACGACGGTCGCCGTCTCCGACGTCGTCACGCCGCCGCGCAAGCCGGAGATCCTCGCGACCTACGAGGAGAAGGCCACCAAGGTCCAGAAGCAGTACGAGCGCGGTCTGATCACCGACGACGAGCGTCGTCAGGAGCAGATCGAGATCTGGACCCAGGCGACCAACGAGGTCTCCGCGGAGATGCAGGCCAACTTCCCCAAGGACAACCCGATCTTCCGCATGGTCAACTCGGGTGCCCGTGGTAACTGGTTCCAGCTGCGCCAGATCGCCGGTATGCGAGGCCTCATGGCCAACCCGAAGGGCGAGATCATCCCGCGCCCGATCCGCACGAACTTCCGTGAGGGTCTCTCCGTCGTCGAGTTCTTCATCTCGACGCACGGTGCGCGCAAGGGTCTGGCCGACACCGCCCTTCGTACCGCCGACTCCGGCTACCTGACGCGTCGTCTCGTCGACGTCTCGCAGGACGTCATCATCCGCGAGGACGACTGCGGCACCGAGCGTGGTCTGACCATGCCGATCGCCCAGTTCGACGAGCTGACCGGCACCCGCCGCAAGCACGACGACGTCGAGTTCACCGTCTACGCGCGCTGCGTCGCCGCCGACGTCGAGCACGAGGGCGCCGTCCTCGCCGAGGCCGGGTCCGACCTCGGTGACGTCGTCATCGACAAGCTCTACAAGGCCGGCGTCGACGAGGTGAAGATCCGCTCGGTCCTCACCTGTGAGTCCAAGGTCGGCACCTGCGCCAAGTGCTACGGCCGCAGCCTGGCGACCGGCCAGCTCGTCGACATCGGCGAGGCCGTCGGCATCATCGCGGCCCAGTCGATCGGTGAGCCCGGCACCCAGCTGACGATGCGTACCTTCCACACCGGTGGTGTGGCCGGTGACGACATCACGCAGGGTCTGCCGCGTGTCGTCGAGCTCTTCGAGGCGCGCACCCCCAAGGGTGTCGCCCCGATCGCCGAGGCCGACGGCCGCGTGACGATCGAGGAGACCGACAAGGGCCGGCGCATCCTGCTCGTCGCGGACCGCGACGGCGAGGAGCACGCCTACCCGGTGAGCAAGCGTTCGCGCCTGCTCATCGAGGACGGCGAGCGGGTGGCCGTCGGCACCCAGCTGGTCCAGGGCGCCATCGACCCCAAGCAGGTCCTGCGCATCCTCGGCCCGCGCCACGCGCAGAAGCACCTCGTCGACGAGGTCCAGAAGGTCTACCGCCAGCAGGGTGTGTCGATCCACGACAAGCACATCGAGGTCATCGTCCGGCAGATGCTGCGCCGGATCACGATCCTCGAGTCGGGCGACGCCAACCTCCTGCCGGGCATGCTCGCCGAGCGCGCCCGCTTCGAGGCGGAGAACCGTCGCGTCGTCGCCGAGGGCGGTCGCCCGGCCTCGGGTCGTCCGGAGCTCATGGGTATCACCAAGGCCTCGTTGGCCACGGACTCCTGGCTCTCCGCCGCCTCCTTCCAGGAGACGACTCGTGTCCTCACCGAGGCCGCGATGGAGGGCCGCTCGGACCCGCTGCTGGGTCTGAAGGAGAACGTCATCCTCGGCAAGCTGATCCCCGCCGGTACGGGCCTGCCCCGCTACCGCAACGTGGAGGTCGAGCCCACCGAGGAGGCCAAGGCCGCGATGTACTCGCTGCCCAACTACGACGAGTACGCCTACCCGGTCTTCGGTCCTGGCTCCGGCGAGGCCATCCGCCTCGACGACCTGGACCTGGACGTCTGAGCCGTCCTCTCGTGACCCGAAGGGGGTCGCTTCCCGCGAGGGAGGCGACCCCCTTCGTCGTCCGCGAGACGCACGTGAGCGGTGTGGCCAGAGGGGCCGACGGGCGACAGATCGCCGGAAAATCAAGGGAAACACGCCGTGGGCGAAGTCGACGAAGGCCCCGGTTTCGTGGTTGATTGGCCTTGTTCGACCTACGAACTTCAAGGATGGAGATCCCACTATGAACAAGTCCGAGCTCGCCAGCGCCGTCGCCGAGAAGGCTGGCGTGTCCGCTTCCGCGGCGTCCGAGGTCATCACCGCCCTCCAGGCGGTCCTGTCCGACTCCGTCGCCAAGGGCGAGAAGGTCACCGTCCCCGGCTTCTTCAGCCTCGAGCGCGTCGAGCGCGCCGAGCGCAAGGGCCGTAACCCGCAGACGGGCGAGGAGATGACCATCCCCGGTGGCTACGCCGCCAAGCTCACCGCCGGCAGCGCCCTCAAGGCGGCCGCCAAGGGCTGATTGCCCGGCACCACGCGAAGGGGGCCGACCACCGTCGAGGTGGTCGGCCCCCTTCGCCGTGCCCGGATGGGGGAGGATGGCGCCATGAGTGACCGGGAACAACCGATGTCGGTGCGGGCCACCGCGGCCCGGTGGGCCCTCGGGGCCCTGCTCGTCGTCGGTGCCCTGGTGCTCCTGCTCAAGCCGGGCGGGCTGAGCAAGCTCCTGGCGCTGGTGCTCGCCGGCGCGGCCGTCGCGATCTTCACCCGGCGCTCGCGCAGCGATGCCACGGTCGTCACCGTCGTGCTACTCGTGGTGGCGGCGGTCTACGTCGGCGCCTTCCTCTCCGGCAACAGCCACTGGATCACGGACAGGTACTGAATGCGCGACGACATGGTGATCCGGCGCGAGACGCCGGACGACGCGGCGGCCACGGAGGCCCTGCACGACGCGGCCTTCGGGGTGCCGTCAGGGCGCAGCGAGTCGGTCGAGCGCGAGCTGCTGCGCGCGCTGCGGGCCGAGGGCTCGGTCATCGACGAGCTGACCTTCGTCGCCGAGCTCGACGGGCAGGTCGTCGGCCACGTCGTCTGCAGCCGCGGCAGCCTCGCGGGCGCGCCCAGCGTCGGGCTCGGCCCGATCGGTGTGCGCCCGGACCTGCAGCGGCAGGGGATCGGTGCCGCCCTCATGATGGCCGTCGTCGCCAGTGCCGAGCAGCAGGCTGAGCCGGCGCTCGTCCTGCTCGGCGACCCCGACTACTACGGGTTCTTCGGCTTCGTCACCGCCTCCGGCCTGGGGATCGGGTCACCGGGCCCCTGGGGGGACAGGTACTTCCAGGCCCTGACCTTGCGCGCCTGGCGGCCCGAGATGGCCGGGGACTTCCGGTACGCCCCCGCCTTCGACGCCCTGGGCTGAACGCGCGGAGCGCCCTCCGGACGGTATGGATTTGTGACCCCACGGGGGCCGCCGGTATCGTTGATCTCCGCACGTGGCACGGCTGTGCCGTGACGCGTGCTGAGGAGGGTCGGAGACGACCCGACTCGCCTCTCTCGCCGGGCGTCCGGTGGCGGACCGACAGGCCGTGACCGGAAGTGCAGGG
Encoded proteins:
- a CDS encoding phosphatidylserine/phosphatidylglycerophosphate/cardiolipin synthase family protein — protein: MDLRKIRRRRRRLEVQRTVRRAAGAALATQLLTAAGLLVFDSQRRKDRPDKEFPHRHGGPVPVPGGDVRIYTFGENLFEDMLADIEAATERIYLETYIWKGDATGERFRKALTDAHARGVQIYVVYDTFANLVVPRDFFRQLPEGIHVNRHPLVTGGVAFLSPRHWGRNHRKLLVVDDTAAYLGGYNIGQDYANRWRDTHARYSGEMVVELENAFVDYWNLYGGRPELPQPRRRTWSRDMRVHRNMPADMVYPIRNMYLEAIDRASTRVWLTTAYLIPDDAFVRSLVNAAGRGVDVRVIVPHFSNHIVADWLSRALYERLLRGGVRLLRFENAMVHAKTATIDGLWSTIGTANIDRLSLAGNYEMNMEILDADVAARMEEIFALDSGNCTELTLDEWTRRPLISRVTEGILSPWRPLL
- the rpoB gene encoding DNA-directed RNA polymerase subunit beta, whose amino-acid sequence is MAASRTASPMSTARTASGRLSFAKIREPLEVPDLLALQTESFDWLLGNEKWQERLAEALDAGRRDVPEHPGLEEIFEEISPIEDFSGSMSLSFRESRFEEPKYSVDDCKERDQTYSAPLFVTAEFMNAETGEIKSQTVFMGDFPLMTERGTFIINGTERVVVSQLVRSPGVYFERTPDKTSDKDIYSAKVIPSRGAWLEFEVDKRDMVGVRVDRKRKQSVTVLLKALGMTSAEILEEFGDYESMRATLEKDTVEDQDAALLDIYRKLRPGEPPTREAAQNLLDNLYFNPKRYDLAKVGRYKVNRKLGVEAELDASVLTLEDIVATLKYLVALHADQPTLPGTRDGEPFEVPVETDDIDHFGNRRLRSVGELIQNQVRTGLSRMERVVRERMTTQDVEAITPQTLINIRPVVASIKEFFGTSQLSQFMDQNNPLSGLTHKRRLNALGPGGISRDRAQMEVRDVHPSHYGRMCPIETPEGPNIGLIGSLASYGRINAFGFIETPYRKVVDGRVTDEIVYVSADEEDKVIVAQANAVLLDDGTFAEERVLARTKGGEVDQIPAEDVDYMDVSPRQMVSAATAMIPFLEHDDANRALMGANMQRQAVPLVQAEAPFVGTGMEYRAALDSGDVVRAEKAGVVTEVSADLVTVTHDEGGSRSYKMMKFSRSNQGNSYNQRVMVSEGDRVEAGQLIADGPATDGGEMALGRNLLVAFMPWEGYNYEDAIILSQRLVQDDVLSSIHIEEHEVDARDTKLGPEEITRDIPNVSEEVLADLDERGIIRIGAEVRDGDLLVGKVTPKGETELTPEERLLRAIFGEKAREVRDTSMKVPHGETGTVIGVKVFDKDEGDELPPGVNQLVRVYVANKRKITDGDKLAGRHGNKGVISKILPVEDMPFLEDGTPVDVVLNPLGVPGRMNIGQILELHLGWAASRGWQIEGDPEWAEMIPEDARQAPANTRVASPVFDGAREEEITGLLDSTTPTRDGVRLIDRSGKANLFDGRTGEPYPDPVSVGYMYILKLHHLVDDKIHARSTGPYSMITQQPLGGKAQFGGQRFGEMEVWALEAYGASYALQELLTIKSDDVTGRVKVYEAIVKGDNIPEPGIPESFKVLIKEMQSLCLNVEVLNSEGGTIEMRDNEDDVFRAAEELGIDLSRREPSSVEEV
- a CDS encoding DNA-directed RNA polymerase subunit beta'; translation: MLDVNFFDELRIGLATAEDIRTWSHGEVKKPETINYRTLKPEKEGLFCERIFGPTRDWECSCGKYKRVRFKGIICERCGVEVTRAGVRRERMGHIELAAPVTHIWYFKGVPSRLGYLLDLAPKDLEKVIYFAAYMITSVDEDQRHSDLPSLEAQIEAEKRELENRRDADVETRTQKLEKDIAELEAEGAKSDAKRKVRDSAEREMNQIRKRADQQVERLSQVWDRFKNLKVQDLEGDEVLYREMRDRFGLYFEGGMGAAAIQKRLETFDLEAEVEKLREIIATGKGQKKTRALKRLKVVTAFLTTDNKPAGMVLDAVPVIPPDLRPMVQLDGGRFATSDLNDLYRRVINRNNRLKRLLDLGAPEIIVNNEKRMLQEAVDNLFDNGRRGRAVTGPGNRPLKSLSDMLKGKQGRFRQNLLGKRVDYSGRSVIVVGPQLKLHQCGLPKAMALELFKPFVMKRLVDLDHAQNIKSAKRMVERQRSVVWDVLEEVITEHPVLLNRAPTLHRLGIQAFEPQLVEGKAIQIHPLVCTAFNADFDGDQMAVHLPLSAEAQAEARILMLSSNNILKPADGRPVTMPTQDMVIGLFHLTSEVALETEHRRAFATTAEARMAFDAGEIKIGTPIKVRLNDVVLPTGDAVPEGAELDERGMLATWTAETTLGRALFNETLPEDYPFVNEPVDRKRLSTIVNDLAERYTKVEVAASLDALKEAGYHWASRSGTTVAVSDVVTPPRKPEILATYEEKATKVQKQYERGLITDDERRQEQIEIWTQATNEVSAEMQANFPKDNPIFRMVNSGARGNWFQLRQIAGMRGLMANPKGEIIPRPIRTNFREGLSVVEFFISTHGARKGLADTALRTADSGYLTRRLVDVSQDVIIREDDCGTERGLTMPIAQFDELTGTRRKHDDVEFTVYARCVAADVEHEGAVLAEAGSDLGDVVIDKLYKAGVDEVKIRSVLTCESKVGTCAKCYGRSLATGQLVDIGEAVGIIAAQSIGEPGTQLTMRTFHTGGVAGDDITQGLPRVVELFEARTPKGVAPIAEADGRVTIEETDKGRRILLVADRDGEEHAYPVSKRSRLLIEDGERVAVGTQLVQGAIDPKQVLRILGPRHAQKHLVDEVQKVYRQQGVSIHDKHIEVIVRQMLRRITILESGDANLLPGMLAERARFEAENRRVVAEGGRPASGRPELMGITKASLATDSWLSAASFQETTRVLTEAAMEGRSDPLLGLKENVILGKLIPAGTGLPRYRNVEVEPTEEAKAAMYSLPNYDEYAYPVFGPGSGEAIRLDDLDLDV
- a CDS encoding HU family DNA-binding protein, which encodes MNKSELASAVAEKAGVSASAASEVITALQAVLSDSVAKGEKVTVPGFFSLERVERAERKGRNPQTGEEMTIPGGYAAKLTAGSALKAAAKG
- a CDS encoding GNAT family N-acetyltransferase, encoding MRDDMVIRRETPDDAAATEALHDAAFGVPSGRSESVERELLRALRAEGSVIDELTFVAELDGQVVGHVVCSRGSLAGAPSVGLGPIGVRPDLQRQGIGAALMMAVVASAEQQAEPALVLLGDPDYYGFFGFVTASGLGIGSPGPWGDRYFQALTLRAWRPEMAGDFRYAPAFDALG